CCGGCAGCATGGGCGGATCGCTCAATGCCATCAAGTCGTCCTTCCTCAACCTCCTGAGCCAGATTCAAGCCTCTTCCAATAATGACTACCGGCTGGGACTCGTCACCTTCAAGGACGACGTCACGGTGCGCGTGGACCTGGGCTCAGGCAACGACGCGCAGATGAGCGCCGAAATCAACAATCTGGTCGCGAATGGCGGCGCGGGCGCACCAGAAGCTTCCGACGAGGCGCTCAACACCATCATCCACAACCTCCCGGTGCGCCTCTCCCAGAACGGGGCGTTCACGGGCATCTGGCGGACGGGCGCACGCAAGGTCGTCGTGCTCGTCACCGACAACCTGCCCGGCGGCTTCAATGACAACTACTCGGCGGGAAATGTCCTGGCTTCCGCCATGGCGCAGTCCGCTGCCAACAATGGCATTCGGATTCACGCCGTCTACGTGCCCTCCTGGGGTGGAACGGATCCGACCATCGCCGGGGTCATGCAGAACTACGCCACGGTTTCGAATGGCGCCTACCGTGTGACGCAAGCGAACGGAACGGATGCGGGGCTGGCCGTGCAGGATTTCCTGAGCGACTGCCGCGGCTCGTCGGACGTGTACATCCGAGACAATGTCTACGACAACGGCACGGAGCCCAGCAGCTCCGACATCTGGACCAGTCCGGACATCAAGGTCTGCAACAACGCCGCGGGGTGCGCCACGCACACCAATCCCGTCTTTGGCTCGACCAACAACTTCGTCTTCGTCACGCTGCGCAACAATGGGCCGGTGCGCCCCACGGGCCCCATCAACGGCCGGTTGCGTTTGTATTACCTGCCCTCGGGTGGCAGCGCGCTTTGGGGCTCGGGGAGCTGGGTTCCTTTCGCGACCCTCTCGAACATCCATCTGAGCGCGGGCGAGGTTCGCACCGTCGTCGCCCATTGGCCGAACGTCCCGTTCCCGGGGCACTACTGCATCCTCGCGCGCTGGGAATCCGGGGGCGACCCGATGACCTTCCCGGAACTCCTCGGCTCGGACACGGTGGTCAACACGCGGCAGAACAACAACATCGCCTGGCGCAACGTCGACGTGGTGCGGATGCTCACCGGTGGCGTGGGCCACACCACGTATGACTTGCGCCTCCGGGAAGAACACATGCTGACCCTGTTCCTGCGCCCCGACGCCGACAGGCCGTTCCCGGGTGGCGTGGCGGTGGACCTGGGCGCGGAGCTGTTCGAGGCCTGGAAGGCGACTGGCGGCGAGGCCGAGGGGCTCGAGGGCTCGGATGGCTCGACGCTGTTCTTCGGCGGCCACGGTGGCGCGGTGAACTTCCACCTGGGCAAGACCATGACGCACCGGCTGCACCTGACCTTCAAGGCCGGTGGTGAAGAGGGCGTCTTCCCGATGAACGTCTTCGAGGTGTTCGACGGCAAGGAGTCGGTGGGTGGCGTGCGCTACGACATCACCGTCATTCCGCCTCACGCGGAGCCCGTGCCCGTGGCCCCGGCGGTCCGTCACCTGGGGGACAAGGGCGTGGAGCTGAGCTGGCATCACGCCGTTCACCACAGGCACTACACCCTGGTTCGCAGCAAGAACCCGGCGTCGGGTGACTTCGAGCGCTTCGCCGAGGTCATGCCCACGGAGGACGCGAGCGAGACGGCGGCCCTTCGCTTCGTCCTCGGCTCGCGCGACGACGCGGACTACTTCTACGCGGTGGAGAGTCACAGCGAAGGTGGCTCGGTCGTCAGTGAGTGGGTCACGCTGATGCTGCCCTCCAACAAGGAATAGTCCGAAGGGCCCACGCTCCCCGGGCGGGTGGTTTCCTCCGCCTGGGGGCGTGGAGTTGTCGCGTTGGGGGCGGGCTTATGGCGCCCTCAACCGTGGCGTATCCGACCGTCGAGTGCCTGACGTTCCCACCCCGAAGCCCACGCTGGCTTCACGCCTCCTTTGCTGGCGCGGTGCGGGACGCCCTGGTACAGCATGCGGAGCGTTACCTCGCCGCGTCGTTGGCGGGGAGCGCCGCCGAAACCGGTGCTCATCTGGCTCCGGTTTCGCTGCTGGGCATGCCCTGGAACACGCACGTGCGGCCGTGGCTACGTGTGTTGGCTCTTGGGGATGGTGGCAGCCGGATGGACACCGTGAATCAACACCTCGTGCATCGCGCCCCGTGTCTTCTCGTTGTGCTCGCGCTCGTCTCAGGAGGCTCCGCGCGCGCCATGCCCGCGGACGCGCCACTGGCGGAGGAGGAGTGCGTCGATGCCCCTCCCACGGAGCCCCGCCGGCTGCTTCCGGAGCTCGTGCATCCGCCGCGTCGCGCCCTCTGGCGCGCGCATGATGGTGGCGGCCGGAACTACCTGATTCCCATCGTGGAGATGGCGGCCCTCCACGGCATCTTCTGGGGCACCGCGAAGATTCTCGGCAAGCCCTACGCGGACATCACGCTCGAGACGATGCGCCGCAACCTCTACGTCAACGGCTGGGTCTGGGACGAGGACGCGTTCGCGACCAACGCGTTCGGACATCCGTATCAGGGCTCGCTGGCCTACACCGCGGCGCGCACGAGCGGCTTCGGCTTCTGGGGTTCCGTCCCGTTCACGGTGGCGTCGAGCGTGTTGTGGGAGCTGTTCATGGAGAACGAGTCTCCGTCCCGCAATGACCTCATCACGACGTCCATTGGTGGCGTGGTGCTGGGCGAGGTGCTGCATCGCACCGCCTTGGCCATCCTCGATGAGGGCGAGCCCACGATGGCGCGGTCGGTGATCTCGCTCCTGGTCGAGCCCGTGGGCGGCATCAATCGCTTCCTCTTTGGGCGCCGCAAGAACGACTTCTCCCCGGTGCCGGGCAACTTCTTCCAGTTGATGGCCGGCGCGACGAGCAACGTCGACAACTACAACGACATCGACGGCACGCGCTTCGATGTGCCCAACAAGCTGGAAGGGCACATCGGCGTCGAGCTCGTCTACGGAGCGCCGCAGCTCAACGCGGGCGATTATGACCAGCCCTTCGACTACTTCACGCTCTCCGCGCGACTGGGCATCTCGAACGACGTGCTGGCGTTGGGCTTCTTCAGCCGAGGGCTCCTCTACGGCGACCGATTCAAGCTGGGGCCCGTCAAGGGGCTCTGGGGCTTGATGGCGGGTTACGACTTCGCCAATCCGAACACGCTGCGCGTCTCCGCGGTCAGCCTCGGCCTCGGTGGCGTGGCGCAGGTCCCGCTGACCACGCAGCTCACGCTGGACCTCGCGACGAACATCGCCGGCGTGCCTTTCGGACACGGCGGGGGCCTGACCTCGCCGGAGTCCGCCCGTGACTACCACTATGGTCCGGGGGCTCAGACGGTCTTCGAGTTGGGGCTCGTGCGGCGGGGCGTGGGGCGCATTGGCATGTCCGTGCGCAACTACCTCATCTCGGGTGCCTTCCTTGGAGAGGGCGTGGAGGTCATCACCTACGCCACCGCGCGGGCGGAGCTCCTCCTCGTCGGGGTCCATGGTGTTGCGCTGGAAGCCTTCGTGGCCAACCGCGCGAGCGAGTTTGGCGGCGAAACCGACACGATTCGCCAGCGGGCGACGCAAATCCGTCTGTTGTGGACGGTCTCGAAGAATGTGGGCTTCGGAACGCGCTGAGTCCACCCGAGGGAGAACGGGGCAGCCGTCCATGCGAGGAGCCCGCGGGACGTGCGGCGGCCATCCTCGGTGCGCGGGCCCCGGAGGTCGCCGGGCTTGAGGTCGCGATGCCTGCTCGCTCAGCCCCGGAGCCCCTCGGAGAAGGGGCGGCTGAACGCGGCGACTGACGCCGCACATGCCTCCTTCCAGGAGGCGACCTGCTTCGCGGTGAACGTCCGTGTCTGCACCTGAATCGCCCCTCGGCTTCGCAGCGCCAACTCCAGCGCGAGCGCATGGCGGCGGCGCATGGGGGCGCTGGCAATGGCTTCGAGCAGGACCCGAGGCGTGAAGGGCTGCCCCGCGAGGAAGCGCTGCTGTGTGCCCATCCGCTGCCGCGCCTCCTTCCACCACGCCGATATGGCCTCGACGTGGGGCTTCGGAAGGGCGCCTTCGGGCCTGGACGACAGGTCCGCGTCGAGGTCTTCGTCCTCCAGCGGCGGCAGTGGGTCTGCTTCGTCCTCGGGCGGAGCCGCGAACCGCTCCGAGATGCTCAGCCCGGTGATGGCGCTGAATGCCTCACCCGCCAGTGCTGCCACGGGCGTTTTCCGCATCAGCTCCAGACAGGCGTCCGCGGCCGTCACGCGGCCACAAAATCCGAGTGCCCACAACACGTCGGGTTGCAGCTTTTCGTCAGGGAGCAGTTCCAGCAGTCGCTTTGTGTCGTGCGCATCGCCGCTCATCCCAAGCAGCAACAGGGGCAATCGGCCCCCAGGCGTACCGGCCAGGGCCCGACAGGCGCTCCAGGCGCCGTAAGCGCCGCTCATCAGTCCCGCGAGGATGGCCGCGTCGCGCAATGCCGGTTCGCTCGAGTCCAGTGCTCGTTGCAACCGAGCGGGCTCCAACGGCAATCGGGACTGGCTGGCGGCACGAAGGGCGGCGGCGGCGACTCGGGGCTCCGGGTGCGAGAGGAACGGCGTGCACACCGCGCTCGTGGCCAACCCATGCGCACCCACGCTGTCCAGCGCCAGGGCGAACAGCTCGGGAGCGCCATCCTCCTGCGTCAGAAGTGCCGTCAGGCCCGCGGGAAGGACCGCGGTGGGGGACAGCTCGAACGCACGTTGGAGGGCGGCCAGGGCGGGAGGCTCGGCTTGGGGCAGGGCGTCCAGCACCGCCGCGGTTCCGGAAGGCCTCTCGGCGTCGAGCAGGGCCAGGGCGGCCACGACGACGCGTTCGGGCTCCTCGTCCACCAGGGCGGGTACGAGCAGCCGCTTCGCCACCGGCTGACCACCCAGCACCAGCGCATCCACGTGCGCGATGGCCATCTCCTCCAGCTCTACCACCTCGTCGAGCGTGTAATCCGGCGCATCGAGCGATTGGTTCCATCGGCTCCAGCGGAAGCCCCCTTCCGCGAGGTGCTCATCGAGGACGTCCCAGCGTGGAATTCTTTCCGGGTGACCGGCCATGGCGGACGCGTCGAACTCCCTTTCAGAGTTCCTTTTCACAGACGAGGCAGTGGGGTTTCCCTTCGCTTCCGGCCATGGCGACGACGGGCCCTTGGAGGACAGGGAATGGTGGCGTGTTCTTGTCGTTGTGGAGCATCAGGTCCATGGCGCGCGCCACGTTCTTTCCCTCGAACTTCACGTCGAAAGAGAAGTTGACGAACTCGGCCTTGCCCTTGGTCTTGCTGGAGGCCACGCCACCGCCAGCGGTTCCCGCCTCATCGCCAGTGCTCGTTTTGAAGTGGGAATCTTTCACACATACCGGATTGCCCGCCACGGACACCTTCTTGGTGCCTTTGTCGGTGTCCGAGGCCTGGGCGATGTTGGGGTAGGGAATGGGGACTGGCCCTGCGGGGCTGGGCGTCTTGCACACGTCTGGGAATGCCACGGAGACGCCGCCGCTGTCCTTGGTCACCACCGACATCTTGTTCACACCGGTATTGACAGGCATCGCTACCTCCTCCTGGACCCATCTTAGCCCAAATGGCCTCCAGGGCTGTTTCCATGCGCAGGAATTGAAGGGGCCAGCGCATATCCCTTATCATCGGGGGCATGGCCACTTCCAAACACTTGGCATTCCTGGGGAAAGGCATTCCCCACCACACGGCGGGCGCGGCGACGGGTGGCAAGTGCATTGCGAAGCATGTGCCAAGCTATGAGCCGACGCAGAGTTCCTGCACGCATCGCTGGCAGGCCTTTGAGAAGGCGCTGGAGAACAAGGCCACGTACGCGCTGACTGAAGCGCAGCTCAAGGCGCTGGGGAGTGGGAAGTGGTCCTTGCTCTTTCGGGGAGGCGGCAAGGTCGTCAGCAAGTTGGTGGGGGCAGGGGAGAAGGTGGCTCTTTCTCCAGAGAACAAGGGCATGCATCTTCGCGAACTTGCGAAGCCTGGAGAGGGGGACTGGGACATCGGCCATGGCCGCAACTTCAAGTGGGACTGCAACGTCCCCTATTACCACGAGGCTCACCACGTCATCCCGGATGCCACGCTGCGCACCGCGCTGACGAAGGTGTTCGATGGGCCGGTATCCGTGTGGGTGGCGAGCAAGATGCTTGATGCGCCCTATTGCGTTCACCACAAGGACAACATGCTCATCCTTCCCTTGGACGCGCGTGTAGGAGATGTCCTTCAACTCCCCATCCATCGTGAGACGAAGCAGTGCAGTCACACGACGTACGACGAGTTCATCTTGAACAAGCTGGTGACCCTCATGCAAAAAGTGCAGGAGGAGATCCTGGAGGAGCACGACAAGGACGATGACGCGCCGAAGACTCGGGATCTGGCGAGGTCCATCGAAAGGGAGGCCGATGCGCTCTATTCCCAGGTCGTCGCGGCTCGGCGCGAGCACAAGGTTGTCTCCCTTGAGGAGTACGGGCAGAAGATGCTGTCGACTCCGCCGAAGGGCACTTGAGCCCGTTGCGCGAAGAGGTTGAGTGAACATGCGATTCTTTCAGCTTGGAACCCTCGGAGACCTGCGCGACCGGGACCTCGTGAGGCTCGATGGCCCTCCCGAAGGCATGAAGATGCGGAGCTACACCCTGGCCCGCGGCAAGCCCGCTACGCCCCACTTCCCCAAGCCGGCCCGGGTCGTCCTGGCGGAGGAATATCCGGGCATCAAATTGTCGACCTTGCTGGGCAACGCTCACAACCACCTCGTCGTCCGTTCCGACTTGAAGGCGGTCATCGAGGAGAACTGTCAGGACATCCCGGTCGAATACCTGCCATTCGACTTGTATGACCACCGCAAGCGGCTTTACAGCCGGGACTACTTCTTCATCAATCCGCTGGGTTCCCGGGACTGCCTGGACCCGCAGGCGAGCAAGGTGGAGATAGGGCCGGAGGGCAGCGTCATCCACGTGGGCTCCTTCGTGCTGGATCGGAAGAAGGTGGATGCGCTCCCCGCGCTCTTCCGCGTCCTGGAGGCCCCCTCGACCTACGTCGTATCGCAGGCGCTGGCGACCGCGTTGGAGGCGAAGGCCTTCACCAACGTCCAGCTCGACCTTCTCGATTTCTCCACCAGCGCTTGACGCCTGGGAGGCCGTTCGAATGTCCCTGGTGGTGACTGGACTGGGAATGGTGTCGAGTCTGGGCTGGGACGCCGTGTCCTCCTGTGCGGCCATCCGGGCAGGAGTCACCCGCCCGCAGGCTCAACAGGAT
This genomic window from Myxococcus hansupus contains:
- a CDS encoding TIGR02270 family protein — its product is MAGHPERIPRWDVLDEHLAEGGFRWSRWNQSLDAPDYTLDEVVELEEMAIAHVDALVLGGQPVAKRLLVPALVDEEPERVVVAALALLDAERPSGTAAVLDALPQAEPPALAALQRAFELSPTAVLPAGLTALLTQEDGAPELFALALDSVGAHGLATSAVCTPFLSHPEPRVAAAALRAASQSRLPLEPARLQRALDSSEPALRDAAILAGLMSGAYGAWSACRALAGTPGGRLPLLLLGMSGDAHDTKRLLELLPDEKLQPDVLWALGFCGRVTAADACLELMRKTPVAALAGEAFSAITGLSISERFAAPPEDEADPLPPLEDEDLDADLSSRPEGALPKPHVEAISAWWKEARQRMGTQQRFLAGQPFTPRVLLEAIASAPMRRRHALALELALRSRGAIQVQTRTFTAKQVASWKEACAASVAAFSRPFSEGLRG
- a CDS encoding DUF4150 domain-containing protein translates to MPVNTGVNKMSVVTKDSGGVSVAFPDVCKTPSPAGPVPIPYPNIAQASDTDKGTKKVSVAGNPVCVKDSHFKTSTGDEAGTAGGGVASSKTKGKAEFVNFSFDVKFEGKNVARAMDLMLHNDKNTPPFPVLQGPVVAMAGSEGKPHCLVCEKEL
- a CDS encoding imm11 family protein — its product is MRFFQLGTLGDLRDRDLVRLDGPPEGMKMRSYTLARGKPATPHFPKPARVVLAEEYPGIKLSTLLGNAHNHLVVRSDLKAVIEENCQDIPVEYLPFDLYDHRKRLYSRDYFFINPLGSRDCLDPQASKVEIGPEGSVIHVGSFVLDRKKVDALPALFRVLEAPSTYVVSQALATALEAKAFTNVQLDLLDFSTSA
- a CDS encoding AHH domain-containing protein — protein: MATSKHLAFLGKGIPHHTAGAATGGKCIAKHVPSYEPTQSSCTHRWQAFEKALENKATYALTEAQLKALGSGKWSLLFRGGGKVVSKLVGAGEKVALSPENKGMHLRELAKPGEGDWDIGHGRNFKWDCNVPYYHEAHHVIPDATLRTALTKVFDGPVSVWVASKMLDAPYCVHHKDNMLILPLDARVGDVLQLPIHRETKQCSHTTYDEFILNKLVTLMQKVQEEILEEHDKDDDAPKTRDLARSIEREADALYSQVVAARREHKVVSLEEYGQKMLSTPPKGT
- a CDS encoding vWA domain-containing protein, encoding MLKSHTLLPRAMPWLGVAMLCLFMVTQAHAAPRPAPVPSKPAKVDPCECGPLDVVFAIDDTGSMGGSLNAIKSSFLNLLSQIQASSNNDYRLGLVTFKDDVTVRVDLGSGNDAQMSAEINNLVANGGAGAPEASDEALNTIIHNLPVRLSQNGAFTGIWRTGARKVVVLVTDNLPGGFNDNYSAGNVLASAMAQSAANNGIRIHAVYVPSWGGTDPTIAGVMQNYATVSNGAYRVTQANGTDAGLAVQDFLSDCRGSSDVYIRDNVYDNGTEPSSSDIWTSPDIKVCNNAAGCATHTNPVFGSTNNFVFVTLRNNGPVRPTGPINGRLRLYYLPSGGSALWGSGSWVPFATLSNIHLSAGEVRTVVAHWPNVPFPGHYCILARWESGGDPMTFPELLGSDTVVNTRQNNNIAWRNVDVVRMLTGGVGHTTYDLRLREEHMLTLFLRPDADRPFPGGVAVDLGAELFEAWKATGGEAEGLEGSDGSTLFFGGHGGAVNFHLGKTMTHRLHLTFKAGGEEGVFPMNVFEVFDGKESVGGVRYDITVIPPHAEPVPVAPAVRHLGDKGVELSWHHAVHHRHYTLVRSKNPASGDFERFAEVMPTEDASETAALRFVLGSRDDADYFYAVESHSEGGSVVSEWVTLMLPSNKE
- a CDS encoding DUF3943 domain-containing protein, encoding MPADAPLAEEECVDAPPTEPRRLLPELVHPPRRALWRAHDGGGRNYLIPIVEMAALHGIFWGTAKILGKPYADITLETMRRNLYVNGWVWDEDAFATNAFGHPYQGSLAYTAARTSGFGFWGSVPFTVASSVLWELFMENESPSRNDLITTSIGGVVLGEVLHRTALAILDEGEPTMARSVISLLVEPVGGINRFLFGRRKNDFSPVPGNFFQLMAGATSNVDNYNDIDGTRFDVPNKLEGHIGVELVYGAPQLNAGDYDQPFDYFTLSARLGISNDVLALGFFSRGLLYGDRFKLGPVKGLWGLMAGYDFANPNTLRVSAVSLGLGGVAQVPLTTQLTLDLATNIAGVPFGHGGGLTSPESARDYHYGPGAQTVFELGLVRRGVGRIGMSVRNYLISGAFLGEGVEVITYATARAELLLVGVHGVALEAFVANRASEFGGETDTIRQRATQIRLLWTVSKNVGFGTR